A section of the Salmo salar chromosome ssa05, Ssal_v3.1, whole genome shotgun sequence genome encodes:
- the LOC106605367 gene encoding CD83 antigen, with the protein MRTLVFLHAFALVCVHSRSMKDAENKRSICGEDSVLRCKANSLPGVKYRSVRWYKLGEEPYNKESGLLMKRLSPNSTTLWYAGLERKVELLADDSFDILLPNVTAVDSGRYKCLLAAPVGEQNQEGQVHLRVTGCVDNKSTDQSESNTILVLSIVGLVAALLIFTISYVTVMNMLLQRSKKNPQEPLLDAPFEKKDFMLIYTLGPNWSGQASIKHVCV; encoded by the exons ATGCGTACTCTAGTCTTTCTCCATGCCTTTGCACTAG TTTGCGTACACAGCAGGAGTATGAAGGATGCTGAAAATAAAAGGTCGATATGCGGCGAGGATTCGGTTCTGAGATGTAAAGCAAATTCTTTACCTGGGGTCAAGTACCGGTCAGTGAGGTGGTACAAG CTAGGTGAGGAGCCCTATAATAAGGAGTCCGGTCTACTGATGAAGAGGCTGTCACCTAACAGCACCACCCTATGGTACGCAGGTCTGGAGCGTAAAGTGGAACTTTTGGCTGATGATTCTTTTGATATCTTGCTGCCCAATGTAACGGCTGTTGATAGCGGGAGGTACAAGTGTCTCCTGGCAGCACCTGTAGGAGAGCAGAACCAGGAGGGGCAAGTTCACCTCAGAGTGACAG GTTGCGTTGACAATAAGTCCACAGACCAATCAGAAAGCAATACCATCCTAGTTCTTTCCATTGTGGGGCTTGTGGCAGCATTGCTAATATTCACCATCAGCTAT GTAACCGTTATGAATATGTTACTACAAAGGAGCAAGAAGAATCCACAAGAACCACTTTTAGATGCACCCTTTGAGAAGAAGGATTTCATGCTGATTTACACTCTGGGGCCAAACTGGTCAGGACAGGCTTCCATAaaacatgtctgtgtgtga
- the cfap418 gene encoding cilia- and flagella-associated protein 418 isoform X1, with the protein MTTVNKQQYPVAMADDLDELLDEVETKFCRNVSLTPQLQAPSDLSTAGKCLTQTGKEIKHCTTDDTPRKTDSEDIDALLEDLLDDDFDPLELNTGQLPKMTKTKSLPQSTRKCCPVFLGGSSIANGVGTAVSQRSCDQLRCISCDFRVAMFHDHEWDPSCDYLFFRNNMPDCQKLRAKLRRTKGARAYACQCSWHSARDLTDLREQHQLKWVCGKHEEDLSPRTMPQDYLA; encoded by the exons ATGACAACAGTCAACAAGCAGCAGTACCCTGTAGCTATGGCGGACGATTTGGACGAATTGCTAGATGAGGTTGAAACAAAGTTCTGTCGCAATGTTTCGTTGACGCCACAACTTCAAGCTCCCTCAGATCTATCGACGGCTGGGAAATGTTTAACGCAAACTGGGAAAGAAATAAAACACTG CACCACTGACGATACACCCAGAAAAACGGACAGCGAAGATATAGATGCCCTTCTTGAGGACCTACTTGACGATGACTTCGATCCCCTTGAGCTAAAC ACAGGACAGCTTCCTAAAATGACGAAGACGAAGTCATTGCCACAGTCCACAAGAAA GTGCTGCCCAGTTTTCCTTGGTGGAAGCTCCATTGCAAATGGTGTAGGAACAGCTGTTTCACAAAG GTCGTGTGATCAGCTGAGATGTATCTCCTGTGACTTTCGGGTGGCCATGTTTCACGATCATGAATGGGACCCCTCTTGTGATTACCTCTTCTTCAG GAACAACATGCCAGACTGTCAGAAGCTGCGGGCTAAGCTGAGGAGAACAAAAGGGGCGCGGGCGTACGCCTGCCAGTGTAGCTGGCACTCTGCTCGAGACCTCACCGACCTGAGAGAACAGCACCAGCTCAAGTGGGTCTGTGGGAAGCATGAA
- the cfap418 gene encoding cilia- and flagella-associated protein 418 isoform X2: MTTVNKQQYPVAMADDLDELLDEVETKFCRNVSLTPQLQAPSDLSTAGKCLTQTGKEIKHCTTDDTPRKTDSEDIDALLEDLLDDDFDPLELNTGQLPKMTKTKSLPQSTRKCCPVFLGGSSIANGVGTAVSQRSCDQLRCISCDFRVAMFHDHEWDPSCDYLFFRNNMPDCQKLRAKLRRTKGARAYACQCSWHSARDLTDLREQHQLKWVCGKHEWRSEGG, encoded by the exons ATGACAACAGTCAACAAGCAGCAGTACCCTGTAGCTATGGCGGACGATTTGGACGAATTGCTAGATGAGGTTGAAACAAAGTTCTGTCGCAATGTTTCGTTGACGCCACAACTTCAAGCTCCCTCAGATCTATCGACGGCTGGGAAATGTTTAACGCAAACTGGGAAAGAAATAAAACACTG CACCACTGACGATACACCCAGAAAAACGGACAGCGAAGATATAGATGCCCTTCTTGAGGACCTACTTGACGATGACTTCGATCCCCTTGAGCTAAAC ACAGGACAGCTTCCTAAAATGACGAAGACGAAGTCATTGCCACAGTCCACAAGAAA GTGCTGCCCAGTTTTCCTTGGTGGAAGCTCCATTGCAAATGGTGTAGGAACAGCTGTTTCACAAAG GTCGTGTGATCAGCTGAGATGTATCTCCTGTGACTTTCGGGTGGCCATGTTTCACGATCATGAATGGGACCCCTCTTGTGATTACCTCTTCTTCAG GAACAACATGCCAGACTGTCAGAAGCTGCGGGCTAAGCTGAGGAGAACAAAAGGGGCGCGGGCGTACGCCTGCCAGTGTAGCTGGCACTCTGCTCGAGACCTCACCGACCTGAGAGAACAGCACCAGCTCAAGTGGGTCTGTGGGAAGCATGAA TGGAGAAGCGAAGGGGGTTAA